One segment of Oceanotoga teriensis DNA contains the following:
- a CDS encoding methyl-accepting chemotaxis protein yields MKKLVYTLSIIFLLVGLIPFITNSFILSNISNDQIQQNTISNLEAIKTIKKNQIETYFEEREGDLKVFSENDFVINALLEFKENFKNYGIDSQEWKDSEKKFGEYFSKYLEEYNYYDIFLISENGDIVYTVTKETDFGKNVEDYIIKNTGLNKVFYGSFNGFSIIDFEWYDISNEPAMFIAVPIKIDGNFEGSVVFQISLKAINHIMQERTGMGETGETYLVGSDNLLRSDSYLKPDTYNVKNSFENPDKINIKTDASKNALNGQNETKIIMDYLGNEVLSSYSSVNVLGLNWAIIAEIDTQEAFKSINTINFITYTILGLGFVIILIVAIFISKSITKPIEYVADAMLKRDLTHKIPEKFEKRKDEIGVLAKEFNSLTYNLKSVFSSLEESSTQVNDAAGNLAATAEESSATSEELSAQINTISDNVKNVLQNVEDVNEKVNLISESAGLISGSTMELTNTSTIVYDATESGYKSIEKIKEKVIETKNISDKNLEEVKNLNEKTNNIKDILTTINSITEQTNLLSLNASIEAARAGEAGRGFAVVADEIRKLAEESKKSTDKIEKILDEIKKNSGRVNDQTVKSAVGIKEITNEIEVVSQEIIDIKEKIQMISAGIANLNSSSTEQTHSTDSIKTSMSDILNMMEDITQQVENGDDAVRNQAEGAQMISASSEELSALAENLKTEVKSFKF; encoded by the coding sequence ATGAAAAAGTTAGTTTATACTTTGAGTATAATATTCTTATTGGTTGGGTTGATACCTTTTATAACAAATTCATTTATACTTTCTAATATTTCTAATGATCAAATACAGCAAAATACGATATCTAATCTTGAAGCTATAAAAACTATAAAGAAAAATCAAATAGAAACATATTTTGAAGAAAGAGAAGGAGATTTGAAAGTATTTTCAGAGAATGATTTTGTTATTAATGCCCTTTTAGAGTTTAAAGAAAATTTTAAAAATTATGGTATAGATTCGCAAGAGTGGAAAGACTCAGAAAAGAAATTTGGAGAATATTTTAGTAAATATCTTGAAGAATATAATTATTATGATATCTTTTTGATATCTGAAAATGGAGATATAGTTTATACAGTAACAAAAGAAACTGATTTCGGTAAAAATGTTGAAGATTATATTATAAAAAATACTGGATTAAACAAAGTTTTTTATGGTTCTTTTAATGGCTTTTCAATTATTGATTTTGAATGGTATGATATTTCAAATGAACCAGCTATGTTTATTGCTGTCCCTATTAAAATCGATGGTAATTTTGAAGGGTCTGTGGTATTTCAAATAAGTTTAAAAGCTATAAACCATATTATGCAAGAAAGAACGGGAATGGGTGAAACAGGTGAGACTTATTTAGTTGGTTCTGATAATCTTTTAAGATCTGATTCATATTTAAAACCAGATACTTATAATGTTAAAAATTCATTTGAAAACCCAGATAAGATAAATATTAAAACAGATGCTTCTAAAAATGCATTGAATGGACAAAATGAAACAAAAATTATAATGGATTATCTCGGAAATGAAGTTTTATCTTCTTATTCGTCTGTTAATGTATTAGGACTTAATTGGGCCATAATAGCTGAAATTGATACTCAAGAAGCTTTTAAATCTATAAATACTATAAATTTTATTACATATACAATTCTTGGATTAGGGTTTGTGATTATATTGATAGTAGCAATATTTATATCTAAAAGTATAACAAAACCTATTGAATATGTTGCTGATGCTATGCTTAAAAGAGATTTAACACATAAAATTCCTGAAAAATTTGAAAAAAGAAAAGATGAAATCGGAGTATTAGCAAAAGAATTTAATTCTTTAACTTATAATTTAAAAAGTGTATTTTCATCATTAGAAGAATCATCTACACAAGTTAATGATGCAGCTGGAAATCTTGCAGCTACTGCTGAAGAATCAAGTGCTACGAGTGAAGAATTGAGTGCACAGATCAATACTATTTCAGATAATGTAAAAAATGTTTTACAAAATGTCGAAGATGTCAATGAAAAAGTTAATTTAATATCTGAAAGTGCTGGATTAATTTCTGGTTCAACTATGGAACTTACAAATACATCTACTATAGTTTATGATGCAACAGAAAGTGGATACAAATCGATTGAAAAAATAAAAGAAAAAGTAATAGAGACAAAGAATATTTCAGATAAAAATCTTGAAGAAGTTAAAAATTTAAATGAAAAAACTAATAATATTAAAGATATACTTACTACAATAAATTCAATAACTGAGCAAACTAATTTATTATCTTTAAATGCATCGATAGAAGCAGCAAGAGCAGGAGAAGCAGGAAGAGGATTTGCAGTAGTTGCCGATGAAATAAGAAAATTAGCGGAAGAATCTAAAAAATCTACAGATAAGATAGAAAAAATACTGGATGAAATAAAGAAAAATTCTGGAAGAGTTAATGATCAAACTGTTAAATCTGCCGTTGGAATAAAGGAAATTACAAATGAAATAGAAGTTGTATCTCAAGAGATAATAGATATAAAAGAAAAAATACAGATGATAAGTGCTGGAATAGCGAATTTAAATTCAAGTTCTACAGAGCAAACTCATTCTACCGATTCTATAAAAACATCTATGTCAGATATATTGAATATGATGGAAGATATTACACAACAAGTTGAAAATGGTGATGATGCTGTTAGAAATCAAGCTGAAGGAGCACAAATGATAAGTGCAAGTTCAGAGGAACTTTCAGCTCTTGCAGAAAACTTAAAAACTGAAGTAAAAAGTTTTAAATTTTAA
- a CDS encoding ECF transporter S component — translation MSKKISVIGVISSLSFLMMFLEFNIPIFPNFLKFDFSDLPVLFLSINMPLYGLFSIFIRNIIHVFFSSNFGVGEFLNFLISGFFITFSGYLFKKYKTNFIFIFSILLSSFFAIIINYYIMLPMYDLILNISKNDLLYYAKMFNPNIDNLFNYFLMFIFPFNLIKFTFVSLIFILSKNKLGRVVL, via the coding sequence TTGTCAAAAAAAATTTCTGTAATAGGAGTAATATCTTCATTATCATTTTTGATGATGTTTTTAGAGTTTAATATACCTATTTTTCCGAATTTTTTAAAGTTTGATTTTAGTGATTTACCAGTTTTATTTTTGAGTATAAACATGCCTCTATATGGCTTATTTTCTATATTTATAAGGAATATAATACATGTTTTTTTTAGTTCTAATTTTGGTGTAGGAGAATTTTTGAATTTTTTGATTTCTGGTTTTTTTATAACATTTAGTGGATATTTATTCAAAAAATATAAAACAAATTTTATTTTTATATTTTCCATATTATTATCTTCTTTTTTTGCTATTATTATTAATTATTATATTATGCTTCCAATGTATGATTTGATTTTAAATATAAGTAAAAATGATTTATTATATTATGCCAAAATGTTTAATCCAAATATAGATAATTTATTCAATTATTTTTTGATGTTTATATTTCCTTTTAATTTAATAAAATTTACTTTTGTTTCTTTAATATTTATATTATCAAAAAATAAATTAGGGAGAGTGGTTTTATGA
- a CDS encoding DICT sensory domain-containing protein, with protein sequence MNFSLYKKIFDKVEGEINEMYNAKESALRALSLKYETDIPSLERMCYIMEEVLMKNKSDAVVYAGFQKRSRAKAIWERYLKIADNVKKIYLFGEPDLELKNHSNIEFINISKDDELYKEWFLVIDKKMGKSMMVAYDLDGFGKYSDEKMRKFKGAKTTDPKVVSLASEYLNDFLNK encoded by the coding sequence ATGAATTTTTCGTTATATAAGAAGATTTTTGATAAGGTTGAAGGTGAAATAAATGAGATGTATAATGCTAAAGAAAGTGCTTTAAGAGCTTTGAGTTTGAAATATGAAACAGATATACCTTCATTAGAAAGAATGTGTTATATAATGGAAGAAGTATTGATGAAAAATAAGTCTGATGCTGTTGTTTATGCGGGATTTCAAAAGAGATCAAGAGCTAAAGCTATTTGGGAAAGATATTTAAAAATAGCAGATAATGTAAAAAAAATCTATCTTTTTGGAGAGCCTGATTTAGAATTAAAAAATCATTCTAATATAGAATTTATAAATATATCTAAAGATGATGAACTTTATAAAGAATGGTTTCTCGTAATAGATAAAAAAATGGGAAAATCTATGATGGTTGCGTATGATTTAGATGGTTTTGGGAAATATTCTGATGAGAAAATGAGAAAATTTAAAGGAGCAAAAACAACAGATCCAAAAGTTGTATCTTTGGCATCAGAATATTTAAATGATTTTTTGAATAAATAA
- a CDS encoding M3 family oligoendopeptidase — protein sequence MKFKDFKYERPDIDSIKEYSVDLFEKLKKAKSFEEFDDYYRNFIKKEKNLLTMESIASIRYTIDTEDEFYNSEKDYFDENSPKIQQIENELQKIILNSNFKEEFKEKYGEHVLNLAEVGLKTFNEDIIEELKEENKLNSKYVKLLGSVKVNFEGQERNLSQMRPFMLVPDRSKRKEAMKTIFGWFDEHQNEFDDIYDQLVKVRDKMAKKLGYDNFIELAYYRLSRTDYNAEDVANYRKQVEEFVVPVASELRKRQKERINLDKLYYYDEDYSFEGGNPKPEGSTEEKVNKAQKMYKELSKETEEFFNFMVENELMDLDSKKGKTPGGYCTFIFDYDSPFIFSNFNGTSGDVDVLTHEAGHAFQSYQSRHIELPELLFPTLESAEIHSMSMEFITYPWWDLFYGEQTEKAKFMHLSEALLFIPYGVSVDEFQHWVYENPEATPESRRKKWSEIEKKYLPERDYDGVDYLVNGGFWQKQSHIYESPFYYIDYTLAQICAFQFFKKFNEDRKIAWEDYLRLCKAGGSKPFTGLINIANLKNPFKDGSLKETIDFVESYLNKINDKTL from the coding sequence TTGAAATTTAAAGATTTTAAGTACGAAAGACCAGATATAGATAGTATAAAAGAATATTCTGTAGATTTATTTGAAAAACTAAAAAAAGCTAAGAGTTTTGAAGAATTTGATGATTATTATAGAAATTTTATAAAAAAAGAAAAAAATTTATTAACTATGGAAAGTATTGCAAGTATAAGATATACTATAGATACTGAAGATGAATTTTATAATTCAGAAAAAGATTATTTTGATGAAAATTCTCCTAAAATTCAACAAATAGAGAATGAACTCCAAAAAATAATTTTAAATTCAAATTTTAAAGAAGAATTTAAAGAAAAATATGGAGAACATGTTTTAAATCTTGCAGAAGTTGGTTTGAAAACTTTTAATGAAGATATAATCGAAGAATTAAAAGAAGAAAATAAATTAAACAGTAAATATGTTAAACTTCTTGGATCAGTTAAAGTTAATTTTGAAGGTCAAGAAAGAAATTTATCTCAAATGAGACCTTTCATGCTCGTACCAGATAGAAGTAAAAGAAAAGAAGCCATGAAAACTATTTTTGGATGGTTTGATGAACATCAAAATGAATTTGATGATATATATGATCAACTTGTAAAAGTTAGAGATAAAATGGCTAAAAAACTTGGTTATGATAATTTCATTGAACTTGCTTATTATAGATTATCCAGAACAGATTATAATGCCGAAGATGTTGCAAATTATAGAAAACAAGTTGAAGAATTTGTTGTTCCAGTTGCAAGTGAATTAAGAAAAAGACAAAAAGAAAGAATAAATTTAGATAAATTATATTATTATGATGAAGACTATAGTTTTGAAGGTGGGAATCCAAAACCAGAAGGTAGTACCGAAGAAAAAGTAAATAAAGCTCAAAAGATGTATAAGGAACTTTCAAAAGAGACAGAAGAATTTTTTAATTTCATGGTAGAAAATGAATTAATGGATCTTGATTCAAAAAAAGGTAAAACTCCTGGTGGATACTGTACCTTTATATTTGACTATGATTCACCATTCATATTTTCTAATTTTAATGGAACTTCAGGAGATGTCGATGTATTAACTCATGAAGCTGGACATGCTTTTCAATCTTATCAATCAAGACATATAGAATTACCAGAACTTCTTTTTCCTACACTTGAATCAGCAGAAATACATTCTATGAGTATGGAATTTATAACTTATCCATGGTGGGATCTTTTTTATGGTGAACAAACAGAAAAAGCTAAATTTATGCATCTTTCAGAAGCTTTGTTGTTTATTCCATATGGAGTATCTGTTGATGAATTTCAGCATTGGGTTTATGAAAATCCAGAGGCAACTCCAGAAAGTAGAAGGAAAAAATGGTCAGAAATAGAAAAAAAATATTTGCCTGAAAGAGATTATGATGGGGTTGATTATCTTGTAAATGGAGGATTTTGGCAAAAACAGTCACATATTTATGAATCTCCATTTTATTATATAGATTATACATTGGCACAGATATGTGCATTTCAATTTTTTAAAAAATTTAATGAAGACAGAAAAATAGCTTGGGAAGATTATTTGAGGTTATGTAAAGCTGGAGGTTCAAAACCTTTTACAGGTCTTATCAATATTGCGAATTTAAAAAATCCTTTTAAAGATGGTTCTTTAAAAGAAACTATAGATTTTGTAGAAAGTTATTTAAATAAAATAAATGATAAAACTTTATAA
- a CDS encoding bifunctional methionine sulfoxide reductase B/A protein produces the protein MCDKYKKLTPEEFKVIINKHTERPYTGKYDDFFEEGTYICKQCGIPLYRSNSKFKSNCGWPSFDDEIPGSIRKNTDADGIRTEILCSHCGGHLGHVFEGENFTEKNIRHCVNSISMDFIPQTSSLEKMTAYFAAGCFWGVEYMFSKLSGVIDAISGYSGGFLKNPSYEQVCSNKTGHVETVQIVYNPNIISYEKLLKYFFEIHDFSQKDGQGPDIGDQYKSFIFFVNEEQKKTAEKIVKELKDRNLEVSTQIEKVKNFYSAEDYHQKYYEKTGKAPYCHSRRTIFKEDYLNFKI, from the coding sequence ATGTGTGATAAATATAAAAAATTAACTCCAGAAGAGTTCAAAGTAATAATAAATAAACATACAGAAAGACCTTATACTGGAAAATATGACGATTTTTTTGAAGAAGGAACTTATATATGTAAACAATGTGGTATTCCTTTATACAGATCTAATTCAAAATTCAAATCTAATTGTGGCTGGCCAAGTTTTGATGATGAAATTCCCGGCTCTATAAGAAAAAATACCGATGCTGATGGAATCAGAACAGAAATATTATGTTCACACTGTGGAGGACATTTAGGACATGTTTTTGAAGGAGAAAATTTTACAGAAAAAAATATACGCCATTGTGTAAACTCTATTTCTATGGACTTTATACCTCAAACATCTTCTTTAGAAAAAATGACAGCATACTTTGCAGCTGGTTGTTTTTGGGGTGTAGAATATATGTTTTCAAAATTATCTGGAGTAATAGATGCCATCTCTGGTTATAGTGGTGGTTTTTTAAAAAATCCTTCTTATGAACAGGTATGTTCTAATAAAACAGGCCATGTTGAAACTGTTCAAATAGTTTATAATCCAAATATAATAAGCTATGAAAAACTTTTAAAATATTTTTTCGAAATACATGACTTTTCACAAAAAGATGGTCAAGGACCTGATATTGGTGATCAATATAAAAGTTTTATATTTTTTGTAAATGAAGAACAAAAAAAGACCGCTGAAAAAATAGTTAAGGAACTAAAAGATAGAAATTTAGAAGTGTCTACACAAATAGAAAAAGTTAAAAATTTTTATAGCGCAGAAGATTATCATCAAAAATATTATGAAAAAACGGGTAAAGCACCTTATTGTCATAGTAGAAGAACTATATTTAAAGAAGATTATCTAAATTTTAAAATATAA
- a CDS encoding sensor histidine kinase, which produces MNEKIIPDLKKFNTSILKQRNIRFKNLLYLGIFSSFIQIIIYFLYESTIKILYANLIFLFLNLFLILFIKNKKNFKIINWYTLCYFIWAVFPIMNLNHNFYLANYIISVLYISSYMLLSGSLIISSNILNFLLFLFFNNYNINFNRERNEILIIIFIVGIISFILNSLFKNYFKDFFINNYKLKENKEKLENYRNTLENVVKNKTKEIESTNKTLNEYSEKISNTNLELEKSYIELYKMNKQLESINKITSKLGDMNILNDESLYLKEIIKAMIGVFPEIESAIAIKINDEEINFIESGNFNIDKIKNKKMKIKNKMFIKILEDIAIFGYFYRIIIEDIFDKNDKKDVYKLFENIEKTMVLKFHINEENITLIVLNIKNNIPDIFNEEYMKVLKSFYNIIKMFYYIIDNNEMRKKYEENLRKSKLKAELANQTKSLFVANMNHEIRTPVNTIFIVNDLLRKMNINDEIERLVNMSRNASKNLLNIIDKMLDFSKIEQGTIKLIEKPFLLKEIIENIIKEYKIKQNRYVKFIPDVKIEDFDIKVIGDYTKLSQIIQNILNNAFKFTEEGFVKLSIKLDRFNTLKNFQRIIFIIEDTGIGIDENEQSKVFEPFYQGKRKSHNESGGTGLGLAISKEIINLMGGEIIYISKEDRGSIFKFSVLLKNNVNEEILKSPKNKENVEGIKVLLAEDNSVNREIQKMQLESLGFKVDTVKNGVEVLDRIKKHNFDIILMDISMPELDGYETTVKIREIEKGTDKHLPIIALTAFSNSNNFKKCIEMGMDDYIPKPLNEEDLIEKVGINVKKKKRDINNQKIKKMFIKDLEEKIEILKTLDPKKDYLKIADIAHQIKNPFKYLKFNQASDTCKKLEDLARNKELNDLSPFLKKIEDYKEKL; this is translated from the coding sequence ATGAATGAAAAAATAATACCTGATTTGAAAAAATTTAATACTTCTATATTAAAGCAAAGAAATATCAGATTTAAAAATCTTCTTTATTTAGGAATTTTTTCAAGTTTTATACAAATAATTATTTACTTTTTATATGAAAGTACTATCAAAATTTTGTATGCAAATTTGATATTCTTATTTTTAAATTTATTTTTGATATTATTCATAAAAAATAAAAAAAATTTTAAAATAATAAATTGGTATACATTATGCTATTTTATATGGGCAGTTTTTCCAATAATGAATTTAAATCATAATTTTTATCTTGCAAATTATATTATAAGTGTATTATATATATCTTCTTATATGCTGCTAAGTGGATCTTTGATAATATCTTCAAATATCTTAAATTTCCTTTTGTTTTTATTTTTTAATAATTATAATATAAATTTTAATCGGGAAAGAAATGAAATATTGATAATCATCTTTATAGTCGGAATTATTTCTTTTATTTTAAACAGTCTTTTTAAAAATTATTTTAAAGATTTTTTTATAAATAATTATAAATTAAAAGAGAATAAAGAAAAACTCGAAAATTATAGAAATACTCTTGAAAATGTCGTAAAAAATAAAACTAAAGAAATTGAGTCAACTAATAAAACTCTTAATGAATACTCAGAAAAAATTTCCAATACAAATCTTGAACTTGAAAAATCATATATAGAATTATATAAGATGAATAAACAGCTTGAAAGTATAAATAAAATAACTTCTAAACTTGGAGATATGAATATTTTAAATGATGAATCTCTATATTTAAAAGAAATAATAAAAGCTATGATAGGAGTTTTTCCAGAAATAGAGTCTGCAATAGCTATAAAAATTAATGATGAAGAAATCAATTTTATTGAAAGTGGAAATTTTAATATTGACAAGATAAAAAATAAAAAAATGAAAATAAAAAATAAAATGTTTATAAAAATACTTGAAGATATAGCTATTTTTGGATATTTTTATAGAATTATAATAGAGGATATTTTTGATAAAAATGATAAAAAAGATGTATATAAATTATTCGAAAATATTGAAAAAACTATGGTATTAAAATTTCATATAAATGAAGAAAATATAACTTTGATAGTATTAAATATAAAAAACAACATTCCAGATATATTTAATGAAGAATATATGAAAGTATTAAAATCTTTTTATAATATAATAAAAATGTTTTATTATATTATAGATAATAATGAAATGCGAAAAAAATATGAAGAAAATCTTAGAAAATCAAAATTAAAAGCTGAACTTGCCAATCAAACAAAATCTTTATTTGTTGCGAATATGAATCATGAGATAAGAACACCAGTAAATACAATATTTATAGTCAATGATCTTTTAAGAAAGATGAATATTAATGATGAAATAGAAAGACTTGTCAATATGTCTAGAAATGCATCTAAAAATCTTTTAAATATAATAGATAAAATGCTTGATTTTTCAAAAATAGAACAAGGTACTATAAAGCTTATAGAAAAGCCATTTTTATTAAAAGAAATAATAGAAAATATAATAAAAGAATATAAAATAAAACAAAATAGATATGTAAAATTTATTCCAGATGTTAAAATTGAAGATTTTGATATAAAGGTTATAGGTGATTACACAAAATTAAGCCAAATCATTCAAAATATTTTAAATAATGCTTTTAAATTTACAGAAGAAGGATTTGTAAAGTTGAGTATAAAACTCGATAGATTTAATACATTGAAGAACTTTCAAAGAATAATTTTTATAATCGAAGATACTGGAATTGGTATAGATGAAAATGAACAAAGTAAAGTTTTTGAACCTTTTTATCAAGGTAAAAGAAAATCACATAATGAAAGCGGTGGAACAGGTTTAGGATTAGCCATTTCAAAAGAAATAATAAATCTTATGGGAGGAGAAATTATATATATTTCAAAAGAAGATAGGGGAAGTATATTTAAATTTTCTGTATTATTAAAAAATAATGTGAATGAAGAAATACTTAAAAGTCCAAAAAATAAGGAAAATGTAGAAGGAATTAAAGTTTTATTAGCTGAAGATAATTCTGTGAACAGAGAGATTCAAAAAATGCAACTTGAAAGTCTTGGATTTAAGGTAGATACAGTTAAAAATGGGGTAGAAGTTTTAGATAGAATAAAAAAACATAATTTTGATATAATATTAATGGATATTTCTATGCCTGAATTAGATGGATATGAGACTACTGTTAAAATAAGAGAAATCGAAAAAGGTACAGATAAACATCTACCAATAATAGCATTAACAGCTTTTTCTAATAGCAATAATTTTAAAAAGTGTATAGAAATGGGAATGGATGATTATATACCTAAACCTTTAAATGAAGAAGATTTAATAGAAAAAGTTGGAATAAATGTCAAGAAAAAGAAAAGAGATATTAATAATCAGAAAATAAAAAAAATGTTTATAAAAGATCTTGAAGAAAAAATTGAAATTTTAAAAACTTTAGATCCAAAAAAAGATTATTTAAAAATTGCAGATATTGCACATCAAATAAAAAATCCTTTTAAATATTTAAAATTTAATCAAGCAAGTGATACATGTAAAAAACTTGAAGATCTTGCAAGAAACAAAGAACTTAATGATTTAAGTCCTTTTTTAAAAAAGATAGAAGATTATAAAGAGAAATTATGA
- a CDS encoding HD-GYP domain-containing protein: protein MSNELEKLFFELSSELVPNVIKGMIALKNEDEYVEIKSYDGIKNSINYELSGISFEISTLEKNFEEYDDFYIKEIDVEKFKYQYWWAFHDIKAEKVYIYIKKIYKPLINEREEMAIMVYLFFEDISDIMNQSIERVFIELTDYIYQYHKTFTKKDLIEKFLNNFIRLTKISDSDIYNHSLRVADIATIISKAMPLNQEQTNLIRNAAIIHDIGKLWQKTGMLENNIEKTENETNKMYLEKLEEIFLGNNFMNNIVKIAKLIYERENGTGPYGLRGPEIPIEAKILSVSNAFDSTMSKIDKPNPLQYSLSNLKYMVESNLLSERVVEVATKILPTFYGGIRNLDIFSSMGYGREVYIQDKYEKEKLHKALINSSMGNILNIKFVEKDLDLKTGTEIEFVLDIGGIVEDYNAKIISKSKENYTILIESKSSKNSKLVRIVWYKNVNIFKIDSKVDLKNLKINPEKSYTGVMRVIGGSSLNFSSENEFRAGQILLLNFEYKGENVNIIGIIKSITYEKSFNNYFLEYLDMGEKHTSAIYRAIFKRQIDLRMKNNSIGGEEI, encoded by the coding sequence TTGAGTAATGAATTGGAAAAACTTTTTTTTGAACTTTCTTCTGAATTAGTGCCCAATGTTATAAAAGGAATGATAGCCTTAAAAAATGAAGATGAATATGTTGAAATAAAAAGCTATGATGGTATAAAAAATTCTATAAATTATGAATTATCTGGAATTTCTTTTGAAATAAGTACTTTAGAAAAAAACTTTGAAGAATATGATGATTTTTATATAAAAGAAATAGATGTTGAAAAGTTTAAATATCAATATTGGTGGGCGTTTCATGACATAAAAGCTGAAAAAGTTTATATATACATAAAAAAAATATATAAACCTCTTATAAATGAAAGAGAAGAAATGGCTATAATGGTTTATTTGTTTTTTGAAGATATATCAGATATTATGAATCAAAGTATAGAGAGAGTTTTCATAGAACTTACAGACTATATATATCAATATCATAAAACATTCACAAAAAAAGATTTGATAGAAAAATTTCTAAATAATTTTATAAGACTTACAAAAATTTCAGATTCTGATATATATAATCATTCATTGAGGGTTGCAGATATTGCCACCATAATTTCTAAAGCTATGCCATTAAACCAAGAACAAACAAATTTAATAAGAAATGCTGCCATAATTCATGATATTGGAAAATTATGGCAAAAAACAGGAATGCTTGAAAATAATATAGAAAAAACGGAAAATGAAACCAATAAAATGTATCTTGAGAAATTAGAAGAAATATTTTTAGGAAATAATTTTATGAATAATATAGTGAAAATTGCAAAATTAATATATGAAAGAGAAAATGGAACCGGACCATATGGACTAAGAGGACCTGAAATACCTATAGAGGCTAAAATTCTTTCTGTTTCTAATGCATTTGATTCTACAATGTCAAAGATTGATAAACCAAACCCTTTACAGTATTCTTTAAGCAATTTAAAATATATGGTAGAAAGTAATTTATTATCAGAAAGAGTTGTTGAAGTTGCGACTAAAATATTACCTACATTTTATGGTGGAATAAGAAATCTTGATATATTTTCTTCAATGGGTTATGGAAGAGAAGTATATATTCAAGATAAGTATGAAAAAGAAAAACTTCATAAAGCTCTTATAAATAGTTCTATGGGTAATATATTAAATATTAAATTTGTTGAAAAAGATTTAGATTTAAAGACTGGAACTGAGATTGAATTCGTTTTAGACATTGGTGGAATAGTAGAGGATTATAATGCAAAAATAATATCTAAATCTAAAGAAAATTATACAATTTTGATAGAAAGTAAATCTTCAAAAAATTCAAAGCTTGTTAGAATAGTTTGGTATAAAAATGTAAATATATTTAAAATAGATTCAAAGGTTGATCTAAAAAATCTAAAAATAAATCCAGAAAAATCATATACAGGTGTTATGAGGGTAATCGGAGGAAGCTCTTTGAATTTTTCTTCTGAAAATGAATTTAGGGCTGGACAAATTTTACTTTTGAACTTTGAGTATAAAGGTGAAAATGTAAATATTATAGGAATAATAAAAAGTATAACCTATGAAAAAAGTTTTAATAATTATTTTCTAGAATATTTAGATATGGGTGAAAAACATACAAGTGCCATATATAGGGCAATATTTAAAAGACAAATAGATTTAAGAATGAAAAATAACAGTATTGGAGGGGAAGAAATATGA
- a CDS encoding response regulator, translating to MKIKPLIVVEDYDIDYEIIKETIEESGINNPLIRFKNGLEIMNYLKDENFEKPVAILLDLYMPEMDGFEFLKSAKEEKLLKNIKIIVLTAKNTDKTRIESYKLGVNGYLEKPFDVFDFLQIIRSNNYN from the coding sequence ATGAAAATAAAACCTTTAATTGTAGTAGAAGATTATGATATTGATTATGAAATAATAAAAGAAACGATAGAAGAATCTGGAATAAATAATCCTCTAATAAGATTTAAAAATGGTTTAGAAATAATGAATTATTTAAAAGATGAAAATTTTGAAAAACCTGTAGCAATATTATTAGACCTATATATGCCAGAAATGGATGGATTTGAATTTTTAAAAAGTGCAAAAGAAGAAAAACTTTTAAAAAATATAAAAATTATAGTTCTTACAGCTAAAAATACTGATAAAACAAGAATAGAAAGTTATAAACTTGGAGTTAATGGATATCTTGAAAAACCTTTTGATGTTTTTGATTTTTTACAAATAATCAGAAGTAACAATTATAACTGA